A region from the Gossypium hirsutum isolate 1008001.06 chromosome A08, Gossypium_hirsutum_v2.1, whole genome shotgun sequence genome encodes:
- the LOC107926339 gene encoding TORTIFOLIA1-like protein 2, translating to MKAHMHRKAKGPSNINSQQVAFELKNKVNLALNKLADRDTYQLGVDELEKTAECLTPDKISPFLSCILDTDSEQKSAVRKESVRLMATLARFHQGLILPYLSKMVASIVKRLKDPDSVVRDACHETIGVLASKLSNHEDDNNEVFVTLVKPLFEALGEQSKHVQSGAALCLARVIDNTHDPPVSILQRMLTRTIKLLKNPHLMAKSSVIELNRSIIQAGGATTQSLLAAAMPSIQEALKNSDWTTRKAASVALGEIASSGASFLGSFRASCIRSLESCRFDKVKPVRDTVLHALQHWRSIPGPDTSEPSEAGSYVKENFCGGDSCDITSNNDSCWKDVSGKKVTTNPAIRRIPLSVRKTSQNYVQDPQHCKDDDWHIEISVSEKHNVSLPDLQNEESEGSTITKTLDRMMPDTTSTQDIGYEFVPVDDKQECSSVSNLLSDNFGSKFVTVAHDHIAEGHWQKSMGRSQRFAGEEVSNEEDGVCSGKIRDRRSLDSAVNESSPETVSMCCSRIENKIVGIQKQLSEIDSKQSSMMDLLQVFSTGIMDSMSMLQSKVLSLEHVVDRMVQDVMQGGKHPGLVNSRLEKQGEGASSRLSSCTPRASVDICNRQSSLLSVKNSDVWEEKTLGRNRSPNCAKQGMEIWTNHTVKFCRNPTGKEVHKSSGHGGQGIGQIRKSEAASTCSSIPNVSGRQKYPDNKDGLWQHVKSLLCQGDLDSAYAKALSSGDEIVLIELLDRTGPVLESLSQKNVYNILSTLASYLLEQRFMNCIIPWLQQVVDLSAIHGPNLLIPSAKVRREILSAIQEAMNMEFSNPAERRSVTSLAIRFHQEWGKCS from the exons ATGAAGGCGCACATGCATAGGAAAGCCAAAGGACCCTCTAATATCAACTCACAACAGGTAGCTTTTGAGCTAAAGAATAAGGTGAATCTTGCGCTGAACAAGTTAGCTGATAGGGATACATATCAACTAGGAGTTGATGAGCTTGAGAAAACAGCAGAATGTTTAACACCAGATAAGATTTCCCCATTTTTGTCGTGTATATTGGATACTGATTCAGAGCAGAAGAGTGCTGTTAGAAAGGAATCTGTCAGGTTGATGGCTACATTAGCTAGATTTCATCAGGGCCTTATTCTTCCATACCTAAGTAAGATGGTTGCTAGCATTGTTAAGAGGCTTAAGGACCCAGACTCAGTTGTGAGGGATGCTTGCCATGAAACAATTGGTGTTTTGGCTTCAAAATTGAGTAATCATGAAGATGATAATAATGAAGTTTTTGTTACGTTGGTGAAGCCACTTTTTGAAGCATTAGGTGAACAGAGTAAGCATGTGCAATCGGGTGCAGCATTGTGCTTGGCAAGGGTCATTGACAATACTCATGATCCTCCAGTTTCCATTTTGCAGCGGATGTTGACTCGGACCATAAAATTGCTCAAGAATCCACACTTAATGGCAAAATCATCAGTAATTGAGTTAAACAGAAGCATTATTCAG GCAGGTGGTGCTACAACACAAAGTCTTCTCGCGGCAGCAATGCCTAGCATTCAAGAAGCCCTCAAAAACAGTGACTGGACAACACGCAAAGCTGCTTCTGTAGCATTGGGGGAGATTGCTTCAAGTGGTGCTTCTTTTCTGGGATCTTTCAGGGCTTCTTGCATCCGTTCCCTTGAGTCTTGTCGTTTTGACAAG GTCAAACCAGTTAGGGACACAGTACTGCATGCCCTTCAGCACTGGAGAAGCATTCCCGGACCTGATACTTCTGAACCTTCTGAGGCTGGATCTTATGTAAAAG AAAACTTCTGTGGAGGTGATTCCTGTGACATAACAAGTAACAATGACTCTTGTTGGAAAGATGTCTCAGGGAAGAAAGTTACTACAAACCCAGCTATAAGAAGGATACCTCTGTCTGTTAGAAAGACATCTCAGAATTATGTCCAAGACCCTCAACATTGCAAAGATGATGATTGGCATATTGAAATTTCTGTTTCAGAGAAACATAATGTTTCTTTACCAGACCTTCAGAATGAAGAATCTGAAGGGAGCACTATCACCAAGACACTGGATAGAATGATGCCGGACACTACAAGTACACAAGATATAGGGTATGAGTTTGTCCCAGTGGATGACAAACAAGAGTGTTCTTCGGTGTCTAACCTTCTTAGTGACAACTTTGGGTCCAAGTTTGTAACTGTTGCTCATGACCATATAGCTGAGGGACATTGGCAGAAGTCTATGGGACGAAGCCAGCGGTTTGCAGGTGAAGAAGTTAGTAATGAAGAAGATGGTGTGTGCTCTGGAAAAATTAGGGACCGCAGAAGTCTTGATTCAGCAGTCAATGAATCAAGTCCGGAGACCGTTTCAATGTGTTGTTCACGGATTGAGAATAAAATTGTTGGCATTCAGAAACAGCTTTCGGAGATTGACAGCAAGCAGTCCAGCATGATGGATCTTCTCCAG gtgttttcaacTGGTATAATGGATAGCATGTCCATGCTACAGTCAAAGGTCTTAAGTTTAGAACATGTAGTAGATCGTATGGTGCAAGACGTTATGCAGGGAGGGAAGCATCCTGGTTTGGTGAATTCCAGACTTGAGAAGCAGGGTGAAGGTGCTTCTTCCAGACTGTCTTCGTGCACTCCAAGGGCTTCCGTAGATATTTGTAACAGACAATCTTCTTTGCTGTCAGTGAAGAATTCTGATGTTTGGGAGGAAAAAACACTTGGTAGAAATAGGTCACCCAATTGTGCAAAGCAGGGCATGGAGATATGGACTAATCATACTGTAAAATTTTGTAGAAATCCAACTGGGAAGGAAGTGCACAAAAGCTCTGGGCATGGGGGACAAGGCATTGGCCAGATCAGAAAAAGTGAAGCTGCCTCTACTTGTTCTTCCATTCCAAATGTGAGTGGCAGACAGAAGTATCCAGACAACAAAGATGGTCTATGGCAACATGTTAAAAGTCTTCTATGCCAAGGGGACCTAGACTCTGCGTATGCAAAAGCTCTATCTTCTGGAGATGAAATTGTCCTCATTGAGCTTCTTGATAGAACTGGTCCTGTTCTAGAAAGTCTCTCCCAAAAGAATGTCTACAATATTCTCAGTACTTTGGCATCATACCTCTTGGAACAGAGGTTTATGAACTGTATTATCCCATGGTTGCAGCAG GTGGTTGATTTGAGTGCTATACATGGACCAAATCTCCTTATTCCCTCTGCTAAAGTAAGAAGGGAGATTTTATCTGCAATTCAGGAGGCCATGAACATGGAATTTTCTAACCCTGCCGAAAGAAGATCAGTTACATCACTGGCAATAAGGTTCCACCAAGAATGGG GGAAGTGCTCATAG